In the genome of Pseudomonas sp. LBUM920, one region contains:
- a CDS encoding SDR family oxidoreductase, producing the protein MLDEISVSSAPGAPTVLLTGGTGFVGRSVLDALVKAQYQVVNVTRKTVPAPLPGVQDFIIDSLTGGIDWTAPLSGVDVVIHSAGRAHIMNETHSNPLQAFREVNVNATLNLARQAADAGVQRFIYISSVKVNGEETSAGRAFTPKDVPAPLDDYGVSKLEAEQALLELARHTSMDVVIIRPVLVYGPGVKANFERMLSVVDRKLPLPFRTIDNRRSLVFIDNLVDLICVCIKHPAASNRVFLVSDGDDLSIGQILKKLAVAMNKPSYVFAFPYALLNVAAAIIGKKDFLQRLCGSLQVDITDTRECLNWTPPVTIDEAFAITARHYQKKQNGPSHG; encoded by the coding sequence ATGCTGGATGAAATTAGCGTTAGTTCCGCTCCAGGTGCGCCCACTGTACTTCTTACGGGCGGAACGGGATTTGTAGGGCGCTCAGTGCTGGATGCGTTGGTTAAGGCTCAGTATCAAGTGGTGAATGTAACCCGCAAGACGGTCCCTGCGCCGCTCCCTGGCGTGCAGGATTTTATTATTGATTCGTTGACAGGGGGCATCGACTGGACAGCGCCACTGTCGGGTGTGGACGTGGTCATTCACTCTGCCGGTCGAGCGCACATCATGAACGAAACCCATAGCAATCCATTGCAGGCGTTTCGGGAAGTTAATGTGAACGCTACGCTCAACCTGGCTCGGCAAGCCGCTGACGCCGGCGTTCAGAGATTCATTTATATAAGCTCGGTTAAAGTCAATGGTGAAGAAACCAGCGCTGGCCGTGCGTTTACGCCAAAGGATGTCCCTGCGCCGCTCGACGATTATGGAGTGTCCAAGCTGGAGGCAGAGCAAGCGCTCTTGGAGCTGGCGCGTCATACCTCAATGGACGTCGTCATCATTCGGCCCGTCCTGGTGTATGGGCCAGGCGTGAAAGCCAACTTTGAACGAATGCTCTCTGTCGTTGACAGGAAGCTGCCACTTCCTTTTCGCACGATTGATAACCGAAGAAGCCTTGTCTTCATTGATAATTTGGTCGATTTGATTTGCGTGTGCATCAAACATCCTGCCGCTTCGAACCGCGTGTTCCTGGTAAGCGATGGTGACGATCTGTCTATTGGACAGATTCTGAAAAAGCTCGCCGTGGCGATGAACAAGCCATCCTATGTGTTTGCTTTTCCTTACGCGTTATTGAATGTTGCAGCAGCGATAATCGGCAAGAAAGATTTTTTGCAACGGTTGTGCGGTTCGCTTCAAGTCGATATCACAGACACGCGGGAATGCTTAAACTGGACACCTCCAGTCACTATTGACGAGGCTTTTGCAATCACGGCTCGGCATTATCAAAAAAAGCAGAATGGGCCGTCGCATGGTTAA
- a CDS encoding acyltransferase yields the protein MGRRMVNLAEMLKSRDNNFNFIRMLAAFFVLVSHSFPLSRGATEVEPLMAQLGITLGGLGVFTFFCISGFFISLSYERSKTKIDFIVARFLRLYPALLVVLVLSAWVIGPLFTDFSLHDYFSSKEVHKYITGNLKLKDIHFQLPGLFQDNPYPGINGSLWTLYYEVLLYAMVFALGVVGCLTHTRRVSIFFVLYFVFYTVFNLLQKNEYLIAGFQLRTWVQWSFAFVIGMVFYAYRTKVRLSVWMLALGWLAALCSYRSPLFVEVFVIAWSYSVFFVAFNTQWFARQYNKLGDYSYGLYIYAFPTQEILAHTWKGISPVEMILVALPVALVPAVLSWHLIEHPCILRKKALASWLSLSIAKYSGKFAKYSSKRL from the coding sequence ATGGGCCGTCGCATGGTTAATTTGGCTGAGATGCTTAAGTCCAGGGATAATAATTTTAATTTTATCCGGATGCTTGCGGCATTTTTTGTGTTGGTGTCACACTCGTTTCCGCTATCCCGTGGCGCTACCGAAGTTGAGCCGTTGATGGCTCAGCTTGGAATAACACTCGGTGGTTTAGGCGTATTTACTTTTTTTTGCATATCCGGATTTTTTATATCGCTGAGTTATGAGCGGTCCAAGACCAAAATTGATTTTATCGTGGCGAGATTTTTGAGGTTGTATCCTGCGCTGTTGGTTGTACTGGTGTTAAGCGCCTGGGTAATTGGTCCGTTATTCACTGACTTTAGTTTGCATGATTATTTTTCTTCTAAAGAAGTACATAAATACATCACAGGGAATTTGAAACTGAAAGATATTCACTTTCAGTTGCCAGGCTTGTTTCAGGATAATCCCTATCCCGGAATCAATGGTTCACTATGGACGTTGTATTACGAGGTGCTGCTGTACGCAATGGTGTTTGCGCTCGGTGTTGTCGGTTGTTTGACTCATACTCGTCGGGTTTCGATATTTTTTGTGCTGTATTTTGTGTTTTATACAGTATTCAACCTGTTGCAAAAAAATGAGTACCTGATTGCAGGTTTCCAGCTTCGCACGTGGGTGCAGTGGAGCTTCGCATTTGTCATCGGGATGGTATTTTATGCCTACCGAACCAAGGTTCGGCTGAGCGTCTGGATGTTAGCCCTTGGCTGGTTGGCCGCGCTGTGTTCCTACAGGTCTCCCTTGTTCGTAGAAGTGTTCGTGATCGCATGGAGTTATTCCGTCTTTTTCGTTGCCTTCAACACCCAGTGGTTCGCACGCCAATACAATAAGCTCGGGGATTACTCTTACGGTTTGTACATATATGCTTTTCCTACTCAGGAGATCCTTGCGCACACGTGGAAAGGAATATCGCCCGTTGAAATGATTCTCGTGGCGCTTCCCGTTGCACTGGTTCCGGCTGTCCTGTCGTGGCATTTGATAGAACACCCTTGTATTCTGCGCAAAAAAGCGCTGGCGTCCTGGTTGTCCCTGTCAATCGCCAAATATTCGGGAAAGTTTGCTAAGTATTCGTCTAAACGGTTGTGA
- a CDS encoding sugar transferase produces MKRFFDLVLSLFALLILLIPILLVTLAVKLTSKGPALYWSDRVGVNNVLFRMPKFRSMRIGTPAVATHLLLDPSKYLTPIGNFLRKSSLDELPQLWSIIAGDMSFVGPRPALFNQADLIELRTEQGVHLIRPGLTGWAQVNGRDELPIPVKVGYDAFYAKNMSVLFDLKILFLTALKVIKRDGVSH; encoded by the coding sequence ATGAAACGTTTTTTTGATCTGGTACTGAGCCTCTTTGCCTTGCTCATACTCTTGATCCCGATCTTGCTTGTTACGCTGGCAGTCAAATTGACGTCAAAGGGGCCTGCACTGTATTGGTCTGACCGCGTAGGGGTGAACAACGTATTGTTCAGGATGCCAAAGTTTCGCTCAATGCGAATTGGTACGCCTGCTGTCGCCACGCATTTGCTGCTCGATCCGTCTAAATACTTGACGCCGATTGGCAACTTTCTTAGAAAGTCCAGCCTCGATGAGTTGCCCCAGCTGTGGAGTATCATCGCAGGTGATATGAGTTTTGTAGGACCAAGGCCCGCGCTTTTTAATCAGGCCGATCTGATTGAGCTGCGTACCGAGCAAGGCGTACACCTCATCCGTCCAGGTCTCACGGGGTGGGCGCAGGTCAACGGCCGTGATGAGTTGCCCATACCGGTTAAGGTTGGCTATGATGCTTTTTACGCGAAAAACATGAGCGTTCTTTTCGACCTTAAAATCTTGTTTTTAACAGCTTTGAAGGTCATTAAACGTGATGGTGTTTCACATTAA
- a CDS encoding nucleoside-diphosphate sugar epimerase/dehydratase has protein sequence MINRLRTWLLKLPRHQKRLIQVLADVILVFLALWMAFLVRLGIDEMVNPVKMHLWLFLAAPVVAIPLFIRFGMYRAVMRYFGNDALVAIIKAVSLSSLILGVVVYWYSNHQNVVPRSIIFNYWWLSLIMVGGLRLTMRQYFLGDWFAAAQHVPFTSRDDGLSRVAIYGAGAAGNQLVAALRMGRVMRPVAFIDDDASISDRVISGLQVYKPKHIQRMIDATGAQEILLAIPSSNRGRRREILGFLEGFPLHVRSVPGFMDLASGRVKVDDIQEVDIADLLGRDSVPAQGDLLEHCIKGQSVLVTGAGGSIGSELCRQILELKPKTLLLFEHSEFNLYSILSELEQRITRKSLPVKLLPILGSVRDPSKLLDVMKAWRVDTVYHAAAYKHVPIVEHNIAEGVLNNVIGTLNAAQAAVQAGASNFVLISTDKAVRPTNVMGSTKRLAELTLQALSREPAPVLFGDKSNVSRVNKTRFTMVRFGNVLGSSGSVIPLFHKQIKSGGPLTVTHPKITRYFMTIPEAAQLVIQAGSMGLGGDVFVLDMGEPVKIVELAEKMIHLSGLSVRSDKNPHGDIAIEFSGLRPGEKLYEELLIGDNVVATQHPMIMSANEDYLPWEVLKVKLSELLAAVDQDDFGRVRQLLRDTVSGYTPDGEIVDWIYQQRRLEP, from the coding sequence ATGATAAACCGGTTGCGTACGTGGCTATTAAAATTGCCTCGTCATCAAAAACGACTGATTCAGGTATTGGCAGACGTCATACTCGTATTTTTGGCGCTGTGGATGGCGTTTTTAGTCCGTCTCGGAATCGACGAGATGGTCAACCCGGTCAAAATGCACTTATGGTTGTTTCTGGCGGCGCCGGTGGTTGCGATACCTCTGTTCATTCGCTTCGGTATGTACCGCGCTGTCATGCGTTATTTTGGCAATGATGCGTTGGTCGCAATCATCAAGGCCGTCAGTCTTTCTTCTTTAATCCTGGGTGTAGTTGTTTATTGGTATAGCAATCATCAGAACGTGGTGCCCCGGTCGATCATTTTCAACTATTGGTGGTTGAGCTTGATCATGGTCGGTGGCTTGCGTTTGACCATGCGTCAGTACTTTTTAGGCGATTGGTTTGCCGCTGCCCAACATGTCCCGTTTACCAGCCGGGACGACGGTCTTTCACGCGTCGCAATCTATGGTGCCGGCGCGGCGGGGAATCAACTGGTGGCAGCGCTTCGTATGGGGCGAGTGATGCGCCCGGTTGCGTTCATTGACGATGACGCGTCTATTTCGGACCGTGTCATCTCGGGCCTCCAAGTCTATAAGCCCAAGCATATCCAGAGGATGATCGACGCCACGGGCGCACAAGAAATTCTCTTGGCAATCCCGTCCTCCAATCGCGGTCGGCGGCGGGAGATTCTCGGTTTTCTCGAAGGTTTTCCGCTCCACGTTCGTAGCGTCCCGGGGTTTATGGACCTGGCCAGTGGAAGGGTCAAGGTTGACGATATTCAAGAGGTCGATATTGCGGACTTGCTGGGTCGTGATTCGGTGCCTGCGCAAGGCGATTTGCTTGAGCATTGCATCAAGGGGCAGAGTGTCCTTGTCACGGGTGCGGGTGGCTCGATCGGTTCAGAGCTCTGTCGGCAAATTCTGGAGCTTAAGCCTAAAACCTTGCTCTTGTTTGAGCACAGCGAGTTCAATCTCTACAGTATTCTTTCAGAGTTGGAACAGCGTATTACTCGTAAATCGCTACCGGTAAAACTGCTACCCATCCTGGGTTCAGTAAGGGACCCGTCAAAACTGCTGGATGTCATGAAGGCCTGGCGGGTGGATACCGTTTACCACGCTGCCGCCTATAAGCATGTACCCATTGTTGAGCACAACATCGCAGAGGGTGTGCTGAACAATGTTATCGGCACGCTGAACGCGGCGCAGGCGGCGGTTCAAGCGGGCGCATCGAATTTTGTATTGATTTCCACCGACAAGGCAGTGCGCCCAACAAACGTGATGGGCAGCACCAAGCGACTTGCCGAGTTGACGTTACAGGCGTTGAGCCGCGAGCCTGCCCCCGTGCTGTTTGGGGACAAGTCCAACGTGTCGCGGGTGAATAAAACCCGTTTTACGATGGTTCGATTTGGCAATGTATTAGGCTCCTCCGGTTCGGTGATCCCGCTGTTTCACAAGCAGATAAAGTCTGGCGGACCGCTGACGGTCACGCACCCGAAGATCACCCGCTACTTCATGACCATTCCTGAAGCGGCTCAGTTGGTCATCCAAGCGGGTTCCATGGGGCTGGGCGGAGACGTGTTCGTGCTGGATATGGGTGAGCCGGTCAAGATCGTCGAACTGGCTGAAAAAATGATCCATCTGTCAGGGCTGAGTGTGCGGTCCGACAAAAATCCTCACGGCGATATTGCCATTGAGTTTTCCGGTTTGCGGCCGGGCGAGAAGTTATACGAAGAGTTGCTTATCGGAGACAATGTTGTTGCAACGCAACATCCGATGATCATGAGCGCTAACGAGGACTACTTGCCGTGGGAAGTGTTGAAGGTCAAGCTTTCTGAGTTGCTGGCCGCAGTCGATCAAGACGATTTCGGCCGGGTTCGCCAGTTGTTGCGCGACACCGTCAGCGGTTATACGCCGGATGGGGAAATTGTTGACTGGATATATCAGCAGCGTCGGCTTGAGCCATGA
- a CDS encoding ComEA family DNA-binding protein: MQNTYISSLIFAFLASVSVATTAAPSAKPEAPTPIVAQMAKVEETTKVNLNTADAEVLRRDLFGIGAAKAKAIVAYRDSNGPFTAVDELLEVKGIGKALLEKNRDRLAIN, translated from the coding sequence ATGCAAAACACCTATATCTCTTCCCTGATCTTTGCCTTCCTCGCGAGTGTCTCCGTCGCCACCACCGCAGCCCCATCCGCCAAACCCGAAGCCCCAACGCCTATCGTCGCCCAGATGGCGAAAGTCGAAGAAACGACCAAGGTCAATCTGAACACGGCCGACGCTGAAGTCCTGCGCCGCGATCTGTTCGGCATTGGCGCCGCCAAGGCCAAGGCGATTGTCGCCTATCGCGACAGCAATGGGCCTTTCACTGCGGTAGATGAGTTGCTGGAAGTCAAAGGTATCGGTAAGGCATTGTTGGAGAAGAACCGCGACAGGTTGGCTATTAATTAA
- a CDS encoding TetR/AcrR family transcriptional regulator, producing the protein MRYSADHKAQTHQRIIKEASVRFRRDGISATGLQPLMKALNLTHGGFYAHFKSKDDLVEKALQAAAAELDAHCETLFSQERPLDAFIDNYLSEWHQTSPAEGCPLPTMSSELGLRGQQSPTTDAVLEARLRQVESTLDHANADERSLVLMSTLVGALVLARSVESQALATRIMKVVRENLKAQISDKEKAGQ; encoded by the coding sequence ATGCGTTATTCAGCAGACCATAAAGCCCAGACTCATCAACGCATCATCAAGGAAGCCTCAGTGCGCTTTCGCCGCGACGGCATCAGCGCGACCGGCCTGCAACCCCTGATGAAAGCACTCAATCTGACGCACGGTGGCTTTTACGCGCATTTCAAGTCCAAGGATGATCTGGTGGAAAAGGCCCTGCAGGCTGCGGCTGCAGAACTGGACGCGCATTGCGAAACACTGTTCAGCCAGGAACGGCCGCTGGATGCATTCATAGACAACTACCTGTCTGAATGGCACCAGACCTCTCCCGCTGAAGGCTGCCCGCTACCGACCATGTCTTCGGAATTGGGCCTGAGGGGACAGCAGAGCCCGACCACAGATGCTGTGCTTGAAGCGCGATTAAGGCAGGTTGAATCAACGTTGGATCACGCGAATGCCGACGAACGAAGCCTGGTACTGATGTCGACGTTGGTAGGGGCATTGGTGCTGGCCAGGAGCGTAGAGAGCCAAGCGTTGGCGACGCGGATCATGAAAGTTGTGCGCGAGAACTTGAAAGCTCAAATCTCAGACAAAGAAAAGGCCGGTCAATGA
- a CDS encoding GntR family transcriptional regulator, with product MTLSLSLADQIARELRADIIGGRLLPGMALVEVDLVKIYNASRNTIREALHRLGQEGLTRYVRNKGVMVRRLERDEVRDLFVVRRTLELQAIAQSGVLTDAQSEHMQNAIEATSLAREREDWRAVATHSLAFHQRIVGLMRSPLFDEFFAQVIAQLRLVFCAAPDEQRFQSPWLERDQEIYALLAGGNKAAAQEAMSLYLDDSERLSLALFDHP from the coding sequence ATGACGCTCAGCTTGTCTCTGGCGGATCAGATTGCACGCGAACTGCGTGCCGACATCATTGGCGGGCGGCTGTTGCCCGGCATGGCGCTGGTCGAGGTAGATCTGGTCAAAATTTATAACGCATCGCGCAATACCATTCGCGAGGCCTTGCACCGTTTGGGGCAGGAAGGGCTTACCCGTTATGTGCGCAACAAAGGCGTGATGGTGCGACGACTGGAACGAGATGAAGTGCGTGACCTGTTCGTTGTACGTCGAACCCTCGAATTGCAGGCTATCGCCCAGAGCGGGGTGCTGACGGATGCTCAGTCCGAGCACATGCAAAACGCAATCGAAGCCACCTCCCTGGCCAGGGAGCGTGAAGACTGGCGGGCGGTGGCGACTCACAGCCTGGCGTTCCACCAACGGATTGTCGGATTGATGCGCAGCCCGCTGTTTGATGAATTTTTCGCCCAGGTGATTGCTCAATTGCGCCTGGTGTTTTGCGCGGCACCCGATGAGCAGCGTTTCCAGTCGCCCTGGCTGGAGCGTGACCAGGAGATCTACGCGTTGCTGGCGGGCGGCAACAAAGCGGCTGCACAGGAGGCGATGAGCCTGTACCTGGACGATTCCGAACGCCTTTCCCTGGCCTTGTTTGATCACCCCTGA
- a CDS encoding DUF1989 domain-containing protein: MYKDYPAAYQVSKGSALQVDTAFYERIRDRADQCTLIEQFEVPIRTGRAWKVPAGHVFRVTTPVGPQVGDFNVWNANDPRERLWAARTRQLQGAHVSTHDRLWSNLPFLRPLVTITDDSLASYGIDEHGGRLHDLLGTRCDPYVNRMLTGEDFHHHCHSNLTRAVLPHGLTEFDVHDVLNIFQCTGLNHDDMYFMKACPAQKGDYLEFFAEIDLLCALSTCPGGDLSLPMWGPDAQDPLTVCRPLGVEIYRLEEELLNGWSQPERAAYKGQHGLHIAKAAWE, encoded by the coding sequence ATGTATAAAGACTACCCGGCCGCGTACCAGGTCAGCAAAGGTTCTGCGCTGCAGGTTGATACCGCGTTCTATGAGCGCATTCGTGATCGTGCGGACCAATGCACATTGATCGAGCAGTTCGAAGTGCCGATCCGTACGGGCAGGGCGTGGAAGGTGCCGGCTGGGCATGTGTTCCGTGTTACCACGCCGGTTGGGCCACAAGTGGGTGACTTCAACGTGTGGAATGCCAACGATCCTCGCGAACGTCTTTGGGCCGCACGCACCCGCCAGTTACAAGGCGCACATGTCAGCACTCATGATCGACTGTGGTCGAACCTGCCGTTTCTGCGGCCGCTGGTGACCATCACCGATGACAGCCTGGCGAGTTATGGCATCGACGAGCATGGCGGACGCCTGCACGATTTGCTCGGCACGCGCTGCGATCCGTATGTGAATCGCATGCTCACCGGCGAAGACTTTCATCACCATTGCCACTCAAACCTGACGCGCGCGGTGCTGCCCCACGGCCTGACGGAGTTCGACGTGCATGACGTGCTGAACATTTTCCAATGCACCGGCCTCAATCACGACGACATGTACTTCATGAAAGCCTGCCCGGCGCAGAAGGGCGACTACCTGGAGTTTTTTGCCGAGATTGATTTGCTCTGCGCTTTATCGACGTGCCCTGGCGGGGATTTGTCGCTGCCGATGTGGGGGCCGGACGCGCAGGATCCGTTAACGGTGTGTCGCCCGTTGGGTGTGGAGATTTATCGCCTGGAGGAGGAGTTGCTCAATGGCTGGAGCCAGCCTGAGCGTGCTGCCTACAAGGGGCAGCACGGATTGCATATTGCCAAGGCGGCGTGGGAGTAG
- a CDS encoding DUF2897 family protein: protein MPWYAWLILVVAIGSIVGGLLMLRDSANKVELTDEQRKRVAERNAQADSKDAQDR from the coding sequence ATGCCGTGGTATGCCTGGTTGATTTTAGTGGTCGCGATCGGTTCGATCGTCGGTGGTTTATTGATGCTGCGTGACAGCGCCAACAAGGTGGAACTCACCGACGAACAACGCAAACGCGTGGCCGAGCGCAACGCCCAGGCAGACTCAAAGGACGCCCAGGACCGCTGA
- the eat gene encoding ethanolamine permease, with protein sequence MNTQLKPTLGTLHLWGIAVGLVISGEYFGWSYGWGVAGTLGFLVTSLMVAAMYTCFIFSFTELTTAIPHAGGPFAYSRRAFGEKGGLIAGLATLIEFVFAPPAIALAIGAYMNVQFPALDPKHAAVGAYIVFMGLNILGVKLAATFELVVCVLAVAELLVFMGVVAPAFSFSNFALNGWAGSDTFGAPAIAGMFAAIPFAIWFFLAIEGAAMAAEEAKDPKRTIPKAYISGILTLVVLAMGVMFFAGGVGDWRTLSNINDPLPQAMKTVVGDSSGWLHMLVWIGLFGLVASFHGIILGYSRQFFALARAGYLPSFLAKLSRFQTPHRAIIAGGVVGIAAIYSDGLINLGGMTLTAAMITMAVFGAIVMYIMSMLSLFKLRKTEPLLERTFRAPGYPIVPGIALVLAVVCLVAMAWFNALIGLIFLGFMLVGFIYFQLTAQDRADAPADAMLTGL encoded by the coding sequence ATGAATACACAACTCAAACCCACCTTGGGCACCCTGCATCTGTGGGGCATTGCCGTCGGCTTGGTGATTTCCGGCGAGTACTTCGGCTGGAGCTACGGCTGGGGCGTCGCCGGTACGTTGGGCTTTCTGGTGACCTCGCTGATGGTCGCCGCCATGTACACCTGCTTTATATTCAGCTTCACCGAACTCACTACGGCGATTCCTCACGCAGGTGGCCCATTTGCCTACAGCCGTCGCGCATTCGGTGAGAAAGGCGGCTTGATCGCAGGCCTGGCGACGTTGATCGAATTTGTCTTCGCCCCGCCTGCAATTGCCTTGGCCATCGGCGCCTATATGAATGTGCAGTTTCCGGCACTCGACCCCAAACACGCGGCCGTCGGTGCCTATATCGTCTTCATGGGCCTGAATATTCTTGGGGTGAAACTCGCGGCCACCTTCGAGTTGGTGGTATGCGTGCTCGCCGTCGCCGAACTGTTGGTGTTCATGGGCGTGGTAGCGCCGGCGTTCAGCTTCAGCAACTTCGCCCTCAATGGCTGGGCCGGGTCCGACACCTTCGGCGCGCCGGCGATAGCCGGGATGTTTGCGGCCATTCCTTTCGCCATCTGGTTCTTCCTTGCCATCGAAGGTGCAGCGATGGCTGCCGAGGAAGCGAAGGACCCCAAGCGCACCATCCCCAAAGCCTACATCAGCGGGATCCTGACGCTGGTGGTGCTGGCCATGGGCGTGATGTTCTTTGCCGGCGGCGTGGGCGACTGGCGCACGCTGTCGAATATCAATGACCCGTTGCCGCAAGCGATGAAAACCGTGGTGGGCGACAGCTCCGGCTGGCTGCACATGTTGGTGTGGATCGGCCTGTTCGGCCTGGTGGCGAGTTTTCACGGCATCATCCTGGGCTACTCGCGCCAGTTCTTCGCCCTCGCGCGCGCCGGCTACCTGCCCTCCTTCCTCGCCAAACTGTCGCGTTTTCAGACACCGCACCGGGCAATTATCGCCGGCGGTGTGGTCGGCATCGCCGCCATCTACAGCGACGGCCTGATCAACCTGGGCGGCATGACGCTGACCGCCGCGATGATCACCATGGCGGTGTTCGGTGCCATCGTGATGTACATCATGAGCATGCTCAGCCTGTTCAAACTGCGCAAGACCGAGCCACTGCTGGAGCGCACCTTCCGTGCGCCGGGCTATCCGATCGTGCCCGGCATAGCGCTGGTGTTGGCGGTGGTCTGCCTGGTGGCCATGGCCTGGTTCAACGCGCTGATCGGGCTGATCTTCCTGGGCTTTATGCTGGTGGGATTCATCTACTTCCAGCTGACTGCACAAGACCGTGCCGACGCACCGGCCGATGCGATGTTGACGGGGCTCTGA
- the kdpF gene encoding K(+)-transporting ATPase subunit F — protein MSVLDGVSLLLAVALFIYLLVALLRADRN, from the coding sequence ATGAGCGTTCTGGACGGGGTGTCACTGCTATTGGCCGTGGCGCTGTTCATTTATCTGCTGGTTGCGCTGTTACGCGCGGATCGGAACTAG
- the kdpA gene encoding potassium-transporting ATPase subunit KdpA — protein sequence MHSYDYWLIIAFFAVVLVPAPFLGRFYYKVMEGQRTWLTPVLGPVERACYRLSGVDEHQEQSWQKYTLALLAFNLAGFVLLFAVLLFQEYLPLNPQKLPGQEWTLAFNTAVSFMTNTNWQNYSGEASLSYLSQMIGLTVQNFVSAATGLAVLVALCRGIGRKSTKTLGNFWVDMTRATLYGLLPLCLVFALFLVWQGVPQTFAHYVNAVTMQGVDQVIPLGPAASQIAIKQLGTNGGGFFGVNSAHPFEDPTAWANLFELSAIILIPVALVFTFGHYVKDLRQSRAILGCMLALFLIGGATSMWAEYQPNPTLNNPAVEQTAPLEGKEARFGTTGTVLWSVATTAASNGSVNGMQDSLNPLTGMVALVNMMVGEVIFGGVGAGMYGMLLNVLIAVFLAGLMIGRTPEYLGKKLQAKEVQLLVVTLLVMPIGTLVLGAIAASLPGPAGAISNPGPHGFSQLLYAYTSASANNGSAFGGFSANTAFHNLMLSLSMLLGRFGYILPVLALAGSLAMKKTAPIGQNSFPTHGPLFVTLLTVTILLVGGLTFLPTLALGPIAEHLSMGF from the coding sequence ATGCACAGTTATGACTATTGGCTGATCATCGCCTTCTTTGCCGTGGTGCTGGTGCCGGCACCGTTCCTGGGAAGGTTCTATTACAAGGTGATGGAAGGCCAGCGCACCTGGCTCACGCCGGTGCTCGGCCCGGTTGAGCGCGCGTGTTATCGCCTGTCCGGCGTGGACGAGCATCAGGAACAGAGCTGGCAGAAGTACACACTGGCGCTGTTAGCGTTCAATCTGGCCGGTTTCGTGTTGCTGTTCGCTGTGCTGTTGTTCCAGGAATATCTGCCACTGAACCCGCAGAAATTGCCGGGTCAGGAATGGACGCTGGCCTTCAACACCGCGGTCAGTTTCATGACCAACACCAACTGGCAGAACTACAGCGGTGAAGCCTCCCTGAGCTACCTCAGCCAGATGATCGGCCTCACCGTGCAGAACTTCGTCAGCGCCGCCACTGGCCTGGCTGTGCTGGTCGCGCTGTGCCGTGGGATCGGGCGCAAATCCACCAAGACCCTGGGTAACTTCTGGGTCGACATGACCCGCGCTACCCTCTACGGCCTGTTGCCATTGTGCCTGGTGTTCGCGCTGTTCCTGGTGTGGCAGGGCGTGCCGCAAACCTTCGCGCACTACGTGAACGCCGTGACGATGCAGGGCGTGGACCAAGTGATCCCACTCGGCCCGGCGGCCAGCCAGATTGCGATCAAGCAACTGGGCACCAACGGCGGCGGGTTCTTCGGTGTCAACTCGGCGCATCCGTTTGAAGACCCGACGGCGTGGGCCAACCTGTTCGAGCTGTCGGCAATCATCCTGATCCCGGTGGCGTTGGTGTTCACCTTCGGTCACTACGTGAAGGACCTGCGTCAGAGCCGCGCGATTCTGGGCTGCATGCTGGCGCTGTTCCTGATCGGCGGCGCGACGTCGATGTGGGCCGAATACCAGCCCAACCCGACTCTGAACAACCCAGCGGTTGAACAAACCGCACCGCTGGAAGGCAAAGAGGCGCGCTTCGGCACCACCGGCACAGTGTTGTGGTCGGTGGCCACCACGGCGGCGTCCAACGGTTCGGTCAATGGCATGCAAGACAGCCTCAACCCGCTGACCGGCATGGTGGCACTGGTCAACATGATGGTCGGCGAAGTGATCTTCGGCGGCGTCGGCGCCGGTATGTACGGCATGTTGCTCAACGTGTTGATCGCGGTGTTCCTCGCCGGCTTGATGATCGGCCGCACCCCGGAATACCTCGGCAAGAAGCTGCAGGCCAAGGAAGTGCAATTGCTGGTCGTGACCTTGCTGGTGATGCCAATCGGCACGCTGGTGCTGGGCGCCATCGCTGCCAGCCTGCCAGGTCCGGCGGGTGCCATCAGCAACCCCGGCCCGCACGGTTTCAGTCAGTTGCTGTATGCCTACACCTCGGCCAGTGCCAACAACGGTTCGGCGTTCGGCGGTTTCAGTGCCAACACCGCGTTCCACAACCTGATGTTGAGCCTGTCGATGTTGCTGGGGCGTTTCGGATACATCCTCCCGGTACTGGCCCTGGCCGGCAGCCTGGCGATGAAAAAGACCGCTCCGATTGGCCAGAACAGCTTCCCTACGCATGGCCCGCTGTTCGTGACCCTGTTGACCGTGACCATTTTGCTGGTGGGCGGCCTGACTTTCCTGCCGACACTGGCACTGGGCCCAATCGCTGAACATCTGAGCATGGGCTTCTGA